Proteins from a single region of Leuconostoc gasicomitatum LMG 18811:
- the recU gene encoding Holliday junction resolvase RecU has protein sequence MAINYPAGTHRAQEIQNTIRTGKTTKKALTFGKRGMGLEEEINLANDYYLANHLAVIHKKPTPITIVKVDYPARSAAKITEAYFKQASTTDYNGVYQGRYLDFDAKETKNKTSFPLKNFHEHQIVHLASILSQHGVGFVIIKFTSLDETYLYPAQYLIAQWQKLKGKQSISYHEIVRDSYVVPNSLNPSLDYLKAVDQYFEHLN, from the coding sequence ATGGCAATCAATTATCCTGCAGGGACTCATCGTGCCCAAGAAATTCAAAATACAATACGTACAGGTAAAACAACTAAAAAGGCATTAACCTTCGGTAAACGAGGAATGGGTTTGGAGGAGGAAATTAACCTTGCAAATGACTACTATCTTGCAAATCATTTAGCAGTCATCCATAAAAAGCCAACACCAATAACAATTGTGAAAGTTGATTATCCCGCACGTTCGGCGGCGAAAATTACTGAAGCGTATTTTAAACAGGCTTCAACAACTGATTATAATGGTGTGTATCAAGGACGTTATCTTGATTTTGATGCAAAAGAAACTAAAAACAAAACATCATTTCCGTTAAAAAATTTCCATGAACATCAAATTGTTCATTTGGCAAGTATTTTATCGCAGCATGGTGTTGGATTTGTGATTATTAAATTTACAAGTTTAGATGAAACCTATTTGTATCCAGCCCAATACTTGATTGCACAGTGGCAAAAACTGAAAGGAAAGCAATCAATTTCATATCATGAAATTGTGCGTGATAGTTACGTTGTGCCAAATAGTCTCAATCCGAGTCTAGATTATTTAAAGGCTGTTGATCAGTATTTTGAACATTTAAACTAA
- the guaA gene encoding glutamine-hydrolyzing GMP synthase produces the protein MADVINADKVLVLDYGSQYNQLITRRIREMGVFSELKSRNMTVEEVKAYNPKAIILSGGPKSVYEKDAFTIDNEIFNLDVPVLGVCYGMQLMAQNLGGKVEANTGNGEFGQTVLKQTEESGRLFTNTPMSQTVLMSHSDNVVDLPDGFVIAGGSESTPIAAIANEDRRLYGVQFHAETTLSEHGKQILQNFVFGIAGAEANWDMSGFIDEQVAHIREVVGDKKVLLGLSGGVDSSVVGVLLHKAIGDQLTSIFVDHGLLRKNEAKQVMEMMGKQFGLNIIKVDAQERFLSKLAGIKDPEQKRKIIGNEFIQVFNDEATKLDGIEFLAQGTLYTDVIESGTDTAQTIKSHHNVGGLPEDLQFKLIEPLNTLFKDEVRELGEALNMPHEMVWRQPFPGPGLGIRILGDITEDKLEIVRDSDWILRDEIAKAGLEADVWQYFTVLTGVRSVGVMGDFRTYDYTIAIRAITSVDGMTADFAQLPWSLLQKISARIVNEVGHINRVVYDITAKPPSTVEWE, from the coding sequence ATGGCCGATGTCATAAATGCCGACAAAGTTTTAGTATTAGATTACGGTAGTCAATATAATCAATTAATTACCCGCCGAATCCGTGAAATGGGTGTTTTTTCTGAATTAAAGTCAAGAAATATGACAGTTGAAGAGGTCAAGGCGTACAACCCTAAAGCTATTATTTTATCGGGTGGTCCAAAATCGGTCTACGAAAAAGATGCTTTCACAATTGACAATGAGATTTTTAACCTTGATGTACCCGTCCTTGGCGTTTGCTATGGTATGCAATTAATGGCACAAAATCTTGGTGGAAAAGTTGAAGCGAACACTGGCAATGGTGAATTTGGGCAGACTGTTTTAAAGCAAACTGAAGAAAGCGGTCGTCTATTTACCAATACACCGATGTCTCAGACAGTTTTGATGAGCCACTCAGACAATGTTGTTGATTTACCTGACGGCTTTGTCATTGCTGGGGGATCAGAATCAACACCAATAGCTGCTATTGCTAATGAAGACCGCCGTTTGTATGGTGTACAATTTCACGCTGAAACAACACTATCAGAGCATGGTAAACAAATTTTACAAAATTTTGTATTTGGCATTGCTGGTGCTGAAGCGAATTGGGATATGAGTGGTTTTATTGACGAACAAGTTGCACATATTCGTGAAGTTGTTGGTGATAAAAAGGTGTTGCTAGGTCTTTCTGGTGGTGTAGATTCATCTGTTGTTGGTGTTTTATTGCATAAAGCGATCGGTGATCAATTGACCTCAATTTTTGTTGATCATGGTTTGTTACGTAAAAATGAAGCGAAGCAAGTTATGGAAATGATGGGTAAGCAATTTGGCTTGAACATTATTAAAGTAGATGCACAAGAACGCTTTTTATCTAAATTAGCAGGCATTAAAGACCCTGAACAGAAACGTAAAATTATTGGTAATGAATTTATTCAAGTCTTTAATGATGAAGCAACTAAATTGGATGGTATTGAATTTTTAGCACAGGGCACACTATATACTGATGTGATTGAATCTGGTACAGATACAGCACAAACAATTAAGTCACATCATAATGTGGGCGGCTTACCAGAGGACTTGCAATTTAAGCTGATTGAACCGCTCAATACCCTTTTCAAAGATGAAGTCCGTGAACTTGGCGAGGCACTAAATATGCCTCATGAGATGGTTTGGCGTCAACCATTTCCAGGCCCAGGGTTAGGCATTCGTATTCTCGGTGACATTACAGAAGATAAACTTGAAATTGTGCGTGATTCTGATTGGATTTTACGTGACGAAATAGCTAAGGCTGGTCTTGAAGCTGATGTGTGGCAATACTTTACGGTATTAACTGGTGTTCGTTCAGTGGGTGTTATGGGCGATTTTCGTACCTATGACTATACAATTGCCATTCGAGCCATCACTTCAGTTGATGGTATGACAGCTGATTTTGCACAATTACCTTGGTCATTATTACAAAAAATTTCTGCACGTATTGTGAATGAGGTTGGTCATATCAACCGAGTCGTGTATGACATTACGGCTAAGCCACCTTCAACTGTTGAGTGGGAATAG
- a CDS encoding IMP dehydrogenase produces MSENNENQGLGYDQVLLVPGASNVLPHTVSLATKLADDFILNIPIIAEANGVVTDGRAAATALNGGLGVIAEQEDISAQMAAIAEAKSVEVDHEKYPNAFLDLKGRVRIAAEVWLTTGAQARVEKLIVAGADAIFFYLHDELNKETNDIVKAVRKAFPTVFLAVGVIEEQGIAGALFQDGVDAVIAGRSVNSKLPNNTLYPFLTTTMAIAEIATEFDKAVISTGGVHYSGDVVKTISAGADATLVTDLLKGEVLEADGTFAGGDMSIDDAIFQSDGGLRAGMGYTGSSTILDLKLTAQFVQITDNGLRESHPHDVEITKIAPNYAK; encoded by the coding sequence ATGTCTGAAAATAATGAAAATCAAGGACTTGGTTATGATCAAGTTTTGCTTGTACCAGGTGCTTCAAACGTCTTACCACACACAGTGTCACTTGCAACAAAGCTAGCTGATGATTTTATTTTGAACATACCAATTATTGCAGAAGCAAATGGTGTAGTAACTGATGGACGCGCTGCAGCAACGGCGCTAAATGGTGGTCTGGGAGTTATTGCTGAACAAGAAGATATTTCGGCTCAAATGGCAGCTATCGCTGAAGCCAAGTCAGTAGAGGTTGATCATGAAAAGTATCCTAACGCTTTTTTGGACTTGAAAGGCCGTGTTAGAATTGCAGCAGAAGTTTGGTTAACAACTGGTGCACAAGCAAGAGTTGAAAAACTCATAGTAGCTGGCGCTGATGCGATATTCTTTTATTTACATGATGAACTCAATAAAGAAACAAATGATATTGTAAAAGCAGTTCGCAAGGCATTTCCAACAGTCTTTTTAGCAGTTGGTGTGATTGAAGAACAAGGGATTGCTGGTGCATTATTTCAAGATGGTGTTGATGCTGTAATTGCTGGACGTTCAGTCAATTCTAAATTACCAAATAATACTTTGTATCCATTTTTAACAACAACAATGGCCATTGCCGAAATAGCAACTGAATTTGATAAAGCAGTTATTTCAACAGGTGGCGTACATTATTCAGGTGATGTGGTTAAAACTATTTCTGCTGGGGCTGACGCAACGCTAGTGACAGATTTACTGAAAGGTGAAGTTTTAGAAGCAGATGGCACTTTTGCTGGTGGGGATATGTCAATTGATGATGCAATATTCCAATCTGATGGTGGTTTGCGAGCTGGCATGGGTTACACCGGTTCATCAACGATATTAGATTTGAAATTAACGGCTCAATTTGTTCAAATTACTGATAATGGTTTACGTGAATCACATCCACATGATGTTGAAATTACTAAAATTGCACCTAACTATGCAAAATAA
- the guaB gene encoding IMP dehydrogenase, giving the protein MQKFFLDDEKPKFSSRNKFAKMGLTFDDIKLVYDQKRAVNVDEVTVETSLTPTLNLKLPLLSAAMDTVTESRFAIALAKLGGLGVVHKNMTIAEQADEIKQVKMAEFDAVKYPNAAIDSQGRLLVAGAVGVTSDTVKRVEAMVAFGVDAIVLDSAHGHSEGVLRKVSEVRDAFPELNIIAGNIATTDGAAALYDAGADVVKVGIGPGSICTTRVVAGIGVPQISAVRDAAIEAARRGKSIIADGGAKTSKDIVKALAAGGNAVMLGSMFSGTEETPGIVFEDNGKKYKTYRGMGSIAAMEAGSKDRYFQGEVNEAKKMVPEGIEARVQYKGALIDVLTTIMTNVREDMAKMGTRTITDLIQDNNIVRDIDSIDYEAKLSKVKKQVVIPTF; this is encoded by the coding sequence ATGCAAAAATTTTTCTTAGATGATGAAAAGCCTAAGTTCAGCTCACGTAACAAGTTTGCAAAAATGGGCTTAACATTTGATGATATCAAGTTGGTTTATGATCAAAAAAGAGCTGTCAATGTTGATGAAGTGACTGTTGAAACTAGTCTTACACCAACATTGAATTTAAAGTTGCCTTTACTTTCAGCAGCAATGGACACTGTAACAGAATCACGTTTTGCCATAGCGTTAGCAAAACTTGGTGGTTTGGGCGTCGTCCATAAAAATATGACAATTGCTGAACAGGCAGATGAAATTAAGCAAGTTAAAATGGCAGAATTTGATGCTGTGAAATATCCTAATGCTGCTATTGATTCACAAGGCCGTTTGCTAGTTGCTGGTGCAGTTGGTGTAACATCTGATACAGTAAAGCGCGTCGAAGCAATGGTTGCATTTGGTGTAGATGCTATTGTATTAGATTCAGCACATGGCCATTCAGAGGGTGTTTTGCGTAAAGTGTCAGAAGTTCGTGACGCTTTCCCTGAACTCAATATTATTGCGGGAAACATTGCGACTACAGATGGTGCAGCGGCGTTGTATGATGCTGGGGCTGATGTTGTTAAAGTTGGCATTGGACCAGGTTCAATTTGTACAACGCGTGTTGTTGCAGGTATTGGCGTACCACAAATTTCAGCTGTTCGTGATGCAGCTATTGAAGCTGCCAGACGTGGCAAATCTATCATTGCTGATGGTGGTGCTAAAACATCAAAAGATATTGTTAAAGCACTTGCTGCTGGTGGCAACGCGGTAATGTTAGGGTCAATGTTTTCAGGGACAGAGGAAACACCGGGCATTGTTTTTGAAGATAATGGAAAAAAGTACAAAACATATCGTGGCATGGGATCTATTGCTGCCATGGAAGCTGGATCTAAAGATCGTTACTTCCAAGGCGAAGTTAATGAAGCAAAGAAAATGGTACCAGAGGGTATTGAGGCGCGTGTGCAATATAAAGGTGCATTGATTGATGTCTTAACGACGATCATGACAAATGTTCGTGAAGATATGGCTAAAATGGGTACTAGAACAATCACTGATTTAATACAAGACAACAACATTGTTCGCGACATCGACAGCATCGATTATGAAGCAAAATTGTCAAAAGTTAAAAAGCAAGTTGTCATTCCAACATTTTAA
- the htpX gene encoding zinc metalloprotease HtpX, which yields MLYEQIQSNKRRTIVLLVGFLILVGIVGAAVGYMLLNSLTMGIVGALIIGAIYTVIMISNSTNVVMAMNHGKEITQADQAPELWHTVEDMAMVGQLPMPRVFIIDDASPNAFATGNSPKNAAVAATTGLIAIMDRHELEGVIGHEMSHVRNYDIRISTIALALTAAITLLTNLGSNWWFFGSGNRNRDNRDNNSSGGGLQILLFVFSIAVMVLAPLVAAMIQMAISRNREYLADAGSVELTRNPEELISALRKLGSAKPMQNVDPSSAALYISNPLKKKAHLFDTHPPIEERIARLEKM from the coding sequence ATGTTATATGAGCAAATACAATCAAATAAGCGCCGAACCATCGTGCTTTTGGTTGGTTTTCTCATTCTAGTTGGCATTGTTGGCGCAGCGGTAGGGTACATGCTATTAAATTCGCTTACTATGGGAATCGTGGGTGCGTTAATCATTGGTGCGATTTATACTGTGATTATGATTAGTAATTCTACTAATGTTGTCATGGCAATGAATCATGGTAAAGAAATTACCCAAGCCGATCAAGCACCGGAATTGTGGCACACTGTCGAAGATATGGCAATGGTTGGACAACTGCCTATGCCACGTGTGTTTATTATTGACGATGCAAGCCCTAATGCTTTTGCAACGGGAAATAGTCCTAAAAATGCTGCCGTTGCAGCTACTACGGGTCTGATAGCAATTATGGATCGCCATGAACTTGAAGGTGTTATTGGGCACGAGATGAGTCACGTCCGTAATTATGATATTCGTATCTCAACAATTGCGTTAGCACTGACCGCAGCAATTACGTTGTTGACTAATTTAGGCAGTAACTGGTGGTTTTTTGGTAGTGGTAATCGTAACCGCGATAATCGTGATAATAACAGCAGTGGCGGTGGTTTGCAAATATTACTTTTTGTCTTTTCTATTGCGGTGATGGTTTTAGCACCATTAGTTGCGGCTATGATACAAATGGCTATTTCACGTAATCGAGAGTATTTAGCGGATGCTGGTAGTGTTGAATTAACGCGTAATCCAGAAGAATTAATTTCTGCGCTACGTAAGTTGGGTTCAGCAAAGCCGATGCAAAATGTTGACCCTTCATCAGCGGCTTTATATATTAGTAATCCATTAAAGAAAAAGGCACATTTATTTGATACTCATCCACCAATAGAAGAACGTATTGCGCGTTTAGAGAAAATGTAA
- a CDS encoding LemA family protein, with the protein MTLVIIIAVVVVIAIIWISIYNSLIKYRMQTKESWSQIDVQLKRRNDLIPNLVNTVKGYADFEKTTLQAVTDARTSVNSAQGPAATMAASDQLSGALTHLFAVAEAYPDLKASANFTKLQEELTNTENKIAYSRQLFNTTTASYNTKLQSFPSNIIAGIHHFEPSEFIAVPETEKDVPTVKF; encoded by the coding sequence ATGACATTAGTTATTATTATTGCCGTAGTTGTAGTGATTGCGATTATCTGGATTAGCATTTACAATAGTTTAATTAAATATCGCATGCAGACTAAGGAATCATGGAGCCAAATTGATGTGCAATTAAAGCGCAGAAATGACTTAATTCCTAATTTAGTGAACACAGTTAAAGGTTATGCTGATTTTGAAAAGACAACTTTACAAGCGGTTACTGACGCACGAACAAGTGTTAATAGTGCACAAGGTCCAGCTGCAACTATGGCAGCTTCAGACCAACTATCAGGTGCGTTGACGCACTTATTTGCTGTTGCTGAAGCCTATCCTGATTTAAAAGCAAGTGCTAATTTTACAAAACTGCAAGAAGAATTAACTAATACTGAAAATAAAATTGCTTATTCCCGTCAATTGTTCAATACGACAACGGCGAGCTATAATACAAAGCTACAGTCGTTTCCTAGCAATATCATCGCGGGAATACATCATTTTGAACCAAGTGAATTTATTGCTGTACCAGAAACTGAAAAAGACGTCCCTACGGTTAAATTTTAA
- a CDS encoding putative polysaccharide biosynthesis protein, with amino-acid sequence MADEQRPGDLKMRSQHVDKINVDGQILSADEILARAQQRVQKKQQSSDQKTLKKRLLTPDEIAAIKAKNDQSRQQIIKKKPSLVQNQKVDPFSEKMPTLDMEQQAKDSNQATLVKGSAWLSVGNIVSRILGAIYIVPWMALLGSNSNRANGLFSQGYTIYAIFLAIATFGVPAAISKLVAEFNARHDIYQSRQLMRQSMILGVILGIVFGSAIYLLTPILSMGNANFIPVLHSLAPAVAIFPLMSMLRGIFQGYQLMSISALSQVIEQIARVIYMLVTAVIILRVNPGNWSGVVVQSTFAAFIGAIFSMLVLIWGWFKYRYILIKPLYSNAQHVKKPTLSLIFNILKESWPFIIIGSAITLFQLVDQYTYFNIMNHFFANTNIQLQTQFALFSANPNKLIMIIVPFSTSIAATALPMLSGSKATLTRENIQDQLKQVIKLFALVMFPSALGMFAIAAPLYKMFYPIDVSNQEGIYLLQFSTILAIVFSLFMLLAFVLQALSEVSIVIKAFVLGLLVKIALQVPSIRYFEGMGALIASMIGMAIAIAYMLDYLQAAYGVSLSSVGQELWQLFIGAATMAIVSYVVVFLMSNFLFPMDTKVSVTITALISAAIGGIVVIILYLRMGFGDDLLGNKIRYIPAKLRPKR; translated from the coding sequence ATGGCGGATGAACAGCGTCCAGGTGATCTGAAAATGCGAAGTCAACACGTTGATAAAATTAATGTTGATGGTCAAATATTAAGCGCGGATGAAATATTAGCACGTGCACAGCAACGGGTTCAAAAAAAGCAACAATCATCAGACCAAAAAACACTAAAAAAAAGACTGCTAACGCCTGATGAAATTGCAGCAATTAAAGCTAAAAACGATCAATCTCGTCAGCAAATCATTAAGAAAAAGCCAAGTCTTGTTCAGAATCAAAAAGTAGACCCTTTTTCTGAAAAAATGCCTACACTTGATATGGAACAACAAGCAAAGGATAGTAATCAAGCAACGCTAGTAAAAGGATCAGCTTGGTTGTCTGTTGGTAATATTGTATCGCGTATATTGGGAGCAATTTATATTGTGCCTTGGATGGCATTACTGGGTTCTAATTCTAACCGTGCTAATGGTTTATTCTCACAAGGATACACCATTTATGCAATTTTTTTGGCGATCGCGACGTTTGGCGTTCCAGCTGCAATTTCAAAATTAGTGGCAGAATTTAATGCAAGGCATGATATATATCAATCTCGTCAACTTATGCGGCAATCTATGATATTAGGGGTCATATTAGGAATTGTATTTGGTTCCGCGATCTATCTTTTGACACCCATACTTTCTATGGGAAATGCCAATTTTATTCCAGTTTTACATTCACTAGCACCAGCTGTTGCTATCTTCCCGTTGATGTCTATGCTTCGTGGTATCTTTCAAGGCTATCAGCTCATGAGTATTTCGGCATTGTCACAGGTTATAGAACAAATTGCGCGTGTTATTTACATGCTAGTTACAGCTGTTATTATTTTGCGAGTTAATCCTGGTAATTGGAGCGGTGTTGTTGTACAATCTACTTTTGCGGCGTTTATTGGCGCTATATTTAGTATGTTAGTGCTTATCTGGGGATGGTTCAAATATCGCTATATTTTGATTAAACCTTTATATTCAAATGCACAACATGTCAAAAAGCCAACATTAAGTTTAATTTTTAATATTTTAAAAGAATCATGGCCATTTATTATTATTGGATCAGCAATAACATTATTCCAATTAGTAGATCAATATACTTATTTTAATATCATGAATCATTTTTTTGCGAATACTAATATACAGCTGCAGACTCAGTTTGCCTTATTTAGTGCAAATCCTAATAAATTAATTATGATTATTGTACCTTTTTCAACAAGTATTGCAGCAACGGCACTGCCAATGCTTTCCGGGAGTAAAGCGACTTTAACACGGGAAAATATTCAAGATCAGCTAAAACAAGTGATTAAATTGTTTGCATTGGTTATGTTTCCAAGTGCACTGGGAATGTTTGCCATTGCGGCGCCACTTTACAAAATGTTTTATCCAATTGACGTATCAAACCAAGAGGGAATTTACTTATTACAGTTTTCAACGATATTAGCAATTGTATTTAGTTTGTTTATGTTATTGGCGTTTGTTCTTCAAGCATTATCGGAAGTATCAATTGTTATCAAGGCTTTCGTTTTGGGCTTGTTAGTCAAAATTGCACTTCAAGTACCTAGTATTCGGTATTTTGAAGGTATGGGGGCTTTGATAGCAAGTATGATTGGGATGGCAATTGCGATAGCTTACATGCTGGATTACCTTCAAGCGGCTTATGGCGTATCATTATCCTCTGTTGGTCAAGAACTGTGGCAATTATTTATTGGCGCAGCAACTATGGCAATTGTTTCTTACGTGGTTGTATTTTTGATGAGTAACTTTTTGTTCCCAATGGACACAAAAGTTTCAGTTACCATCACTGCTCTGATTAGTGCTGCTATTGGTGGCATTGTCGTGATAATTTTGTATTTGCGTATGGGATTTGGTGATGATTTATTAGGTAATAAAATACGATATATACCAGCTAAGTTGCGACCAAAACGATGA
- the leuS gene encoding leucine--tRNA ligase has protein sequence MPYEHQKIEQKWQKYWDENQTFATTDDTSKPKYYAMDMFPYPSGQGLHVGHPEGYTATDIMSRFKRANGFNVLHPMGWDAFGLPAEQYAMKTGHNPADFTSQNVDHFREQIKSLGLSYDWNREINTTDPTYYKWTQWIFEKLYEKGLAYESNMMVNWDPIDRVVLANEEVIDGKSERSGNKVERKALRQWVLKITAYADRLVDDLDDLDWPEAIKEQQRHWIGRSKGAAVFFNVLDSNRQIEVYTTRPDTLFGASYMVLAPEHQLVDEIATEKQKQAISDYRAIISAKTDLERTDLNKDKTGVFTGAYGINPINGEKLPIWIADYVLASYGTGAIMAVPAHDDRDFEFAQKFDLKIKPVIAGGDVTKEPYTGDGLHINSDFLDGLDKSTAITSAITWLETHESGHAQTNFRLRDWIFSRQRYWGEPIPVIHWEDGTTTLVPEKELPLLLPHATELRPSGSGESPLANLTDWLEVTREDGVKGRRETNTMPQWAGSSWYFLRYIDPHNAEKIADLDKLKYWMNVDLYVGGAEHAVLHLLYARFWHKFLYDLGVVPTKEPFQKLVNQGMILGSNHEKMSKSKGNVVNPDDIVMAFGADTLRVYEMFMGPLTQNKPWSEEGITGSRRWLDRVWRLLIDDEGQVREAVSTYNSGDLDKIYHQTVKKVTEDLENMHFNTAISQMMVFINEAYKSEALPINYMTGFVQLLAPIAPHLAEELWVRLGNEASISYVTWPQYDQAQLVDDTVEIIFQVNGKVRGKATVARDLDKDSMIAAAKLDDNVQNFIAEKTIRKVIAIPGKFVNIVVG, from the coding sequence ATGCCATACGAACATCAAAAAATTGAACAAAAATGGCAAAAGTATTGGGATGAAAACCAAACTTTTGCAACAACTGATGATACAAGCAAGCCAAAGTACTATGCCATGGATATGTTTCCGTACCCATCAGGCCAAGGACTTCACGTTGGACACCCAGAAGGTTATACTGCGACAGATATAATGAGTCGTTTTAAACGGGCGAATGGGTTTAATGTTTTGCATCCCATGGGGTGGGATGCGTTTGGTTTACCAGCTGAACAATATGCGATGAAAACTGGGCATAATCCAGCAGACTTTACAAGCCAAAATGTTGACCATTTTCGTGAACAAATTAAATCACTCGGTTTATCATATGATTGGAATCGTGAAATAAACACCACTGATCCAACATATTATAAGTGGACGCAATGGATTTTTGAAAAATTGTACGAAAAAGGTTTGGCATATGAGTCAAATATGATGGTCAATTGGGATCCAATCGATCGTGTTGTCTTGGCAAATGAAGAAGTTATTGATGGTAAATCAGAACGTTCAGGTAATAAAGTTGAACGTAAGGCCTTACGTCAATGGGTTCTTAAAATTACGGCCTATGCGGATCGTCTAGTGGATGATTTAGATGATTTAGATTGGCCAGAAGCAATTAAGGAACAACAGCGTCATTGGATCGGTCGTTCAAAGGGTGCTGCGGTATTTTTTAATGTCTTAGATTCAAATAGACAAATTGAAGTTTATACCACACGTCCGGATACCTTGTTTGGCGCCTCATACATGGTTTTGGCACCAGAACATCAATTAGTGGATGAAATTGCTACAGAAAAGCAAAAACAAGCAATTAGCGATTACCGTGCTATCATTTCTGCTAAGACAGATCTTGAACGTACAGACTTAAACAAAGATAAAACAGGGGTTTTCACCGGCGCGTATGGTATCAATCCAATTAATGGCGAGAAGTTACCAATTTGGATTGCAGATTATGTTTTGGCTTCATATGGTACAGGGGCAATTATGGCCGTTCCTGCACATGATGACAGAGACTTTGAATTTGCACAAAAATTTGACCTAAAAATTAAACCAGTCATAGCAGGCGGAGATGTTACAAAAGAACCATATACAGGTGATGGGCTACATATCAATTCTGATTTTTTGGATGGCTTAGATAAATCAACGGCCATTACTTCAGCCATAACGTGGCTTGAAACACACGAATCAGGACATGCACAAACTAATTTTCGATTACGAGATTGGATATTTTCACGACAACGCTATTGGGGTGAACCAATTCCGGTGATCCATTGGGAAGATGGCACAACAACTTTGGTACCTGAAAAAGAGTTGCCACTACTATTACCACATGCGACTGAGCTAAGACCTTCTGGAAGTGGCGAATCGCCACTAGCTAACTTAACTGATTGGTTGGAAGTCACGCGTGAGGACGGTGTGAAGGGACGTCGTGAGACAAATACAATGCCACAATGGGCAGGATCTTCTTGGTATTTCTTGCGTTATATTGATCCACATAATGCAGAAAAAATAGCAGATTTAGATAAATTGAAATACTGGATGAATGTTGACTTGTACGTTGGCGGTGCAGAACATGCTGTGTTACACTTATTGTACGCGCGTTTTTGGCATAAATTCTTATATGATTTGGGCGTTGTACCAACTAAAGAACCATTCCAAAAATTGGTCAATCAGGGTATGATTTTGGGCTCAAATCATGAAAAAATGTCAAAATCAAAAGGAAACGTTGTGAATCCTGATGATATTGTTATGGCATTTGGTGCAGATACACTGCGTGTTTATGAAATGTTCATGGGACCATTGACACAAAACAAGCCTTGGTCAGAGGAAGGTATTACTGGATCAAGACGTTGGCTTGATCGTGTCTGGCGTTTGTTAATTGATGATGAGGGACAAGTTCGTGAGGCTGTATCGACATATAATTCCGGTGATTTAGACAAAATCTATCATCAAACTGTTAAAAAAGTAACGGAAGATTTGGAGAATATGCATTTTAATACAGCCATTTCTCAAATGATGGTATTTATTAATGAAGCTTATAAATCCGAGGCGTTGCCAATTAATTATATGACAGGTTTTGTTCAGCTATTAGCACCAATTGCGCCACACTTAGCCGAAGAATTGTGGGTGCGATTAGGAAATGAGGCCTCAATATCTTATGTGACTTGGCCGCAATACGATCAAGCACAATTGGTGGATGACACTGTCGAAATTATATTTCAAGTGAATGGTAAAGTGCGTGGTAAGGCGACAGTGGCACGCGATCTTGATAAAGATAGCATGATTGCTGCTGCAAAATTAGATGATAATGTTCAAAATTTTATAGCAGAAAAAACGATTCGTAAAGTTATCGCGATACCTGGCAAATTTGTCAATATTGTGGTTGGATAA
- a CDS encoding phosphatase PAP2 family protein has product MIIKYKIRFFSVILAFSMFMSLLIGVKFQSQWLNNLNLVGQQLIQHRSAFADVSFTYITQLGSVTFTLILTVILSLFFIYQKQYRLLAFLLVNVILFAGVVTQIIKHLVRNPRPIPQLLSEHGYSFPSGHTMIAILLYGTLIIIIQTKMKNSLLKYITIMMFLILIIAIPTSRIYVNVHYPSDILAGLTLGYGLLSISKHLFQIGDKHT; this is encoded by the coding sequence ATGATTATAAAATATAAAATTCGATTTTTCTCCGTTATTTTAGCCTTTAGCATGTTTATGAGCCTTTTAATAGGCGTTAAATTTCAGTCACAATGGCTTAACAATTTAAATTTGGTTGGACAACAGCTGATTCAACACCGTTCTGCTTTTGCAGATGTTTCTTTTACGTATATCACGCAACTTGGTAGTGTCACGTTTACGTTGATCCTAACAGTGATACTGTCGTTATTTTTTATTTATCAGAAGCAATATCGTTTATTAGCTTTTCTACTGGTAAACGTTATTCTCTTTGCTGGCGTTGTGACACAAATTATTAAGCATCTGGTTCGTAACCCACGACCAATACCACAATTACTTTCTGAGCACGGCTACAGCTTTCCATCTGGACATACAATGATAGCCATCTTATTATATGGTACCTTGATAATTATCATACAGACAAAAATGAAAAATTCTTTGTTAAAATATATCACAATTATGATGTTTTTGATTTTAATTATTGCTATCCCAACAAGTCGTATTTACGTTAATGTACACTACCCTAGTGATATTTTAGCTGGATTAACATTAGGCTATGGTTTACTCAGCATATCAAAACATCTATTTCAAATTGGAGACAAACACACATGA